From a region of the bacterium genome:
- a CDS encoding T9SS type A sorting domain-containing protein has translation MQKAMMLAALLSAGVACAGTVTWQCNMNVQIALNAFTPGVDQVVVRGYFNDWSGTNPTLTDPDNDGIYTGSFNHGAFPVPFYGEYKYVIRYGGTNDSWEFVSNRPYTYLGDDLLLPVEYYNNVTAVPGVCDVEITFQVDMNVQMATGAFNPGAGDIVVVRGGTSPLQWGGTDWTCADQGGGIYAVEVPFAGQAESNAIEHKFVIVAGGDNWESSPNRLAYADCAWPDADADGYKDGVMPVVFFANVGWDNIIDHPVLVTFDVDASRISCWFANGMGDNGGLTSYADMNFISVHGFFNGWPAWDGSINPAYHLAPAGPCRWVGSILFPTGSSKIQIYKYGANGWDNEAGFAQDHSMDLSGDQGTGFLTIYDVFGSNGSNWDCFGGCYETVDARELPSAFALDQNVPNPFNPVTSIAFTLDATAHATLSVHDLSGARVATLVDGLLSGGRHEVSFDASTLASGVYVYSLQSEGRMESRKMVLVK, from the coding sequence ATGCAGAAAGCAATGATGCTGGCCGCCCTGCTCAGTGCGGGCGTCGCCTGTGCCGGCACGGTCACCTGGCAATGCAACATGAACGTCCAGATCGCCCTGAATGCCTTCACACCGGGCGTGGACCAGGTGGTGGTGCGTGGCTACTTCAACGACTGGAGTGGCACCAACCCCACCCTGACCGACCCCGACAACGACGGCATCTACACCGGCAGCTTCAACCACGGTGCCTTCCCCGTGCCCTTCTACGGGGAGTACAAGTACGTGATCCGCTACGGCGGCACCAACGACTCCTGGGAGTTCGTCAGCAACCGGCCCTACACCTACCTGGGCGACGATCTGCTGCTGCCGGTGGAGTACTACAACAACGTGACGGCCGTGCCCGGTGTCTGCGACGTGGAGATCACTTTCCAGGTGGACATGAACGTGCAGATGGCCACGGGCGCCTTCAACCCGGGCGCCGGCGACATCGTGGTCGTGCGCGGCGGCACCTCGCCCTTGCAGTGGGGCGGCACGGATTGGACCTGCGCCGACCAGGGCGGCGGCATCTACGCCGTGGAGGTCCCCTTCGCCGGACAGGCCGAGAGCAACGCCATCGAGCACAAGTTTGTCATCGTGGCGGGCGGCGACAACTGGGAGAGCAGCCCCAATCGCCTGGCCTACGCCGATTGCGCGTGGCCCGATGCAGACGCCGACGGCTACAAGGACGGCGTCATGCCCGTCGTTTTCTTCGCCAACGTGGGCTGGGACAACATCATCGACCATCCCGTGCTGGTCACCTTCGACGTGGACGCCTCCCGCATCTCCTGCTGGTTCGCCAACGGCATGGGCGACAATGGCGGCCTGACCAGTTACGCCGACATGAATTTCATCTCGGTGCACGGCTTCTTCAATGGATGGCCGGCCTGGGACGGCAGCATCAATCCCGCCTACCATCTGGCCCCCGCCGGTCCCTGCCGCTGGGTGGGCAGCATCCTCTTCCCCACGGGCAGCTCCAAGATTCAGATCTACAAGTACGGAGCCAACGGCTGGGACAACGAGGCCGGTTTCGCCCAGGACCACAGCATGGACTTGAGCGGCGACCAGGGCACGGGCTTCCTGACTATCTATGACGTGTTTGGCAGCAACGGCTCCAACTGGGATTGCTTCGGTGGCTGTTATGAGACGGTGGACGCCCGCGAGCTGCCCAGTGCCTTCGCCCTGGACCAGAACGTGCCGAATCCCTTCAACCCGGTGACTTCCATTGCCTTCACCCTGGATGCCACCGCCCACGCCACCTTGTCCGTCCACGACCTGTCGGGCGCCCGCGTGGCCACCCTGGTGGACGGTCTGCTGAGCGGCGGCCGCCACGAGGTCTCCTTTGACGCCTCCACCCTGGCCAGCGGCGTCTATGTCTATTCGCTGCAGAGCGAAGGGCGCATGGAAAGCCGCAAAATGGTGCTGGTGAAGTGA